A region from the Misgurnus anguillicaudatus chromosome 7, ASM2758022v2, whole genome shotgun sequence genome encodes:
- the LOC129417089 gene encoding MAPK/MAK/MRK overlapping kinase isoform X5: protein MDRRSHLTSRDYRVIRKIGEGTFSEVMKVQSLKDGKYYACKTMKQPIDSADQANSLREVQAMKRLSPHLNILQLHELIYDQDSGSLSLICELMEMNIYEFIKGRQYPLPESKVKHYVYQLCRSLDHMHSNGIFHRDVKPENILIKNDVLKLADFGSCRSIYSRPPHTEYISTRWYRAPECLLTDGHYSEKMDMWSAGCVFFEILSSSPLFPGHNELDQLNKIHNVLGTPDSTLLKKFKQSRAMSFDFPIRKGCGISQLIPHCSAASLSVLHLMLTYDPEERISASAALQHPCFRELRIAERKAARLRKVLGAVEGVSGGTPASVDHLWRIARQGRRQPKEESQRLQRYYIPPLKRNPDHY from the exons ATGGATCGCAGGAGTCATCTGACGAGCAGAG ATTATAGAGTCATCAGGAAGATCGGAGAGGGAACTTTCTCTGAGGTGATGAAGGTGCAGAGTCTGAAAGACGGCAAATATTACGCCTGTAAAACCATGAAACAGCCAATAGACAG TGCGGATCAGGCGAACAGTCTGAGAGAAGTTCAAGCCATGAAGAGACTCAGTCCACATCTCAACATCCTTCAGCTTCATGAACTCATCTA TGACCAGGACTCTGGAAGTCTGTCACTGATATGTGAACTTATGGAAATGAACATATATGAATTCATTAAAG GACGGCAGTATCCTTTGCCCGAGAGTAAAGTCAAACATTACGTGTATCAGTTGTGCAGATCTCTCGATCACATGCACAG CAATGGAATATTTCACAGAGATGTGAAGCCAGAGAACATCCTGATCAAA AATGATGTGCTAAAGCTGGCAGACTTCGGTTCCTGCAGGAGCATCTACTCCAGACCTCCTCACACTGAATACATCTCCACACGCTGGTACAGAGCACCTGAATGTTTACTCACAGATGGACACTATTCTGAGAAGATGGACATGTGGAGCGCAGGATGTGTCTTCTTTGAAATCCTCAG CTCGAGTCCTCTATTCCCTGGACATAATGAGCTGGACCAGTTGAACAAAATCCACAATGTTCTGGGCACACCAGACAGCACGCTTCTGAAGAAGTTCAAACA GTCTCGTGCCATGAGCTTCGATTTCCCAATTCGCAAAGGCTGTGGGATTTCTCAGCTCATTCCTCACTGTTCGGCTGCTAGTCTGTCTGTGCTGCACCTGATGTTGACCTATGACCCGGAGGAACGCATCAGCGCCAGCGCAGCGCTGCAGCACCCCTGCTTCAGAGAACTCCG GATCGCAGAGAGAAAAGCAGCAAGACTGCGGAAGGTCCTCGGAGCCGTCGAGGGAGTGTCTGGTGGGACGCCGGCATCTGTCGATCATCTGTGGCGAATCGCACGGCAGGGAAGAAGACAG CCCAAGGAAGAGTCACAGCGTTTGCAGAGATACTACATCCCCCCGCTGAAGCGTAATCCAGACCACTACTGA
- the LOC129417089 gene encoding MAPK/MAK/MRK overlapping kinase isoform X4: MKRLSPHLNILQLHELIYDQDSGSLSLICELMEMNIYEFIKGRQYPLPESKVKHYVYQLCRSLDHMHSNGIFHRDVKPENILIKNDVLKLADFGSCRSIYSRPPHTEYISTRWYRAPECLLTDGHYSEKMDMWSAGCVFFEILSSSPLFPGHNELDQLNKIHNVLGTPDSTLLKKFKQSRAMSFDFPIRKGCGISQLIPHCSAASLSVLHLMLTYDPEERISASAALQHPCFRELRIAERKAARLRKVLGAVEGVSGGTPASVDHLWRIARQGRRQHLKQTGDPLSRRNASHFPLELPKLNVVVPTPKVPYPVSTFPALTISHRASLPAISKKCQSRLTKVIICSIQPKEESQRLQRYYIPPLKRNPDHY, from the exons ATGAAGAGACTCAGTCCACATCTCAACATCCTTCAGCTTCATGAACTCATCTA TGACCAGGACTCTGGAAGTCTGTCACTGATATGTGAACTTATGGAAATGAACATATATGAATTCATTAAAG GACGGCAGTATCCTTTGCCCGAGAGTAAAGTCAAACATTACGTGTATCAGTTGTGCAGATCTCTCGATCACATGCACAG CAATGGAATATTTCACAGAGATGTGAAGCCAGAGAACATCCTGATCAAA AATGATGTGCTAAAGCTGGCAGACTTCGGTTCCTGCAGGAGCATCTACTCCAGACCTCCTCACACTGAATACATCTCCACACGCTGGTACAGAGCACCTGAATGTTTACTCACAGATGGACACTATTCTGAGAAGATGGACATGTGGAGCGCAGGATGTGTCTTCTTTGAAATCCTCAG CTCGAGTCCTCTATTCCCTGGACATAATGAGCTGGACCAGTTGAACAAAATCCACAATGTTCTGGGCACACCAGACAGCACGCTTCTGAAGAAGTTCAAACA GTCTCGTGCCATGAGCTTCGATTTCCCAATTCGCAAAGGCTGTGGGATTTCTCAGCTCATTCCTCACTGTTCGGCTGCTAGTCTGTCTGTGCTGCACCTGATGTTGACCTATGACCCGGAGGAACGCATCAGCGCCAGCGCAGCGCTGCAGCACCCCTGCTTCAGAGAACTCCG GATCGCAGAGAGAAAAGCAGCAAGACTGCGGAAGGTCCTCGGAGCCGTCGAGGGAGTGTCTGGTGGGACGCCGGCATCTGTCGATCATCTGTGGCGAATCGCACGGCAGGGAAGAAGACAG CACCTAAAGCAGACCGGTGACCCTCTTAGTAGACGAAACGCTTCTCATTTTCCTTTGGAGCTTCCGAAACTCAACGTTGTGGTGCCGACTCCTAAAGTCCCCTATCCAGTGTCCACCTTCCCTGCCCTGACAATTTCACACCGCGCCTCTCTGCCTGCTATCTCCAAAAAGTGCCAGTCACGTCTGACCAAAGTAATCATCTGTTCTATTCAG CCCAAGGAAGAGTCACAGCGTTTGCAGAGATACTACATCCCCCCGCTGAAGCGTAATCCAGACCACTACTGA
- the LOC129417089 gene encoding MAPK/MAK/MRK overlapping kinase isoform X1, with amino-acid sequence MDRRSHLTSRDYRVIRKIGEGTFSEVMKVQSLKDGKYYACKTMKQPIDSADQANSLREVQAMKRLSPHLNILQLHELIYDQDSGSLSLICELMEMNIYEFIKGRQYPLPESKVKHYVYQLCRSLDHMHSNGIFHRDVKPENILIKNDVLKLADFGSCRSIYSRPPHTEYISTRWYRAPECLLTDGHYSEKMDMWSAGCVFFEILSSSPLFPGHNELDQLNKIHNVLGTPDSTLLKKFKQSRAMSFDFPIRKGCGISQLIPHCSAASLSVLHLMLTYDPEERISASAALQHPCFRELRIAERKAARLRKVLGAVEGVSGGTPASVDHLWRIARQGRRQHLKQTGDPLSRRNASHFPLELPKLNVVVPTPKVPYPVSTFPALTISHRASLPAISKKCQSRLTKVIICSIQPKEESQRLQRYYIPPLKRNPDHY; translated from the exons ATGGATCGCAGGAGTCATCTGACGAGCAGAG ATTATAGAGTCATCAGGAAGATCGGAGAGGGAACTTTCTCTGAGGTGATGAAGGTGCAGAGTCTGAAAGACGGCAAATATTACGCCTGTAAAACCATGAAACAGCCAATAGACAG TGCGGATCAGGCGAACAGTCTGAGAGAAGTTCAAGCCATGAAGAGACTCAGTCCACATCTCAACATCCTTCAGCTTCATGAACTCATCTA TGACCAGGACTCTGGAAGTCTGTCACTGATATGTGAACTTATGGAAATGAACATATATGAATTCATTAAAG GACGGCAGTATCCTTTGCCCGAGAGTAAAGTCAAACATTACGTGTATCAGTTGTGCAGATCTCTCGATCACATGCACAG CAATGGAATATTTCACAGAGATGTGAAGCCAGAGAACATCCTGATCAAA AATGATGTGCTAAAGCTGGCAGACTTCGGTTCCTGCAGGAGCATCTACTCCAGACCTCCTCACACTGAATACATCTCCACACGCTGGTACAGAGCACCTGAATGTTTACTCACAGATGGACACTATTCTGAGAAGATGGACATGTGGAGCGCAGGATGTGTCTTCTTTGAAATCCTCAG CTCGAGTCCTCTATTCCCTGGACATAATGAGCTGGACCAGTTGAACAAAATCCACAATGTTCTGGGCACACCAGACAGCACGCTTCTGAAGAAGTTCAAACA GTCTCGTGCCATGAGCTTCGATTTCCCAATTCGCAAAGGCTGTGGGATTTCTCAGCTCATTCCTCACTGTTCGGCTGCTAGTCTGTCTGTGCTGCACCTGATGTTGACCTATGACCCGGAGGAACGCATCAGCGCCAGCGCAGCGCTGCAGCACCCCTGCTTCAGAGAACTCCG GATCGCAGAGAGAAAAGCAGCAAGACTGCGGAAGGTCCTCGGAGCCGTCGAGGGAGTGTCTGGTGGGACGCCGGCATCTGTCGATCATCTGTGGCGAATCGCACGGCAGGGAAGAAGACAG CACCTAAAGCAGACCGGTGACCCTCTTAGTAGACGAAACGCTTCTCATTTTCCTTTGGAGCTTCCGAAACTCAACGTTGTGGTGCCGACTCCTAAAGTCCCCTATCCAGTGTCCACCTTCCCTGCCCTGACAATTTCACACCGCGCCTCTCTGCCTGCTATCTCCAAAAAGTGCCAGTCACGTCTGACCAAAGTAATCATCTGTTCTATTCAG CCCAAGGAAGAGTCACAGCGTTTGCAGAGATACTACATCCCCCCGCTGAAGCGTAATCCAGACCACTACTGA
- the LOC129417089 gene encoding MAPK/MAK/MRK overlapping kinase isoform X2, with amino-acid sequence MDRRSHLTSRDYRVIRKIGEGTFSEVMKVQSLKDGKYYACKTMKQPIDSADQANSLREVQAMKRLSPHLNILQLHELIYDQDSGSLSLICELMEMNIYEFIKGRQYPLPESKVKHYVYQLCRSLDHMHSNGIFHRDVKPENILIKNDVLKLADFGSCRSIYSRPPHTEYISTRWYRAPECLLTDGHYSEKMDMWSAGCVFFEILSSSPLFPGHNELDQLNKIHNVLGTPDSTLLKKFKQSRAMSFDFPIRKGCGISQLIPHCSAASLSVLHLMLTYDPEERISASAALQHPCFRELRIAERKAARLRKVLGAVEGVSGGTPASVDHLWRIARQGRRQHLKQTGDPLSRRNASHFPLELPKLNVVVPTPKVPYPVSTFPALTISHRASLPAISKKCQSRLTKPKEESQRLQRYYIPPLKRNPDHY; translated from the exons ATGGATCGCAGGAGTCATCTGACGAGCAGAG ATTATAGAGTCATCAGGAAGATCGGAGAGGGAACTTTCTCTGAGGTGATGAAGGTGCAGAGTCTGAAAGACGGCAAATATTACGCCTGTAAAACCATGAAACAGCCAATAGACAG TGCGGATCAGGCGAACAGTCTGAGAGAAGTTCAAGCCATGAAGAGACTCAGTCCACATCTCAACATCCTTCAGCTTCATGAACTCATCTA TGACCAGGACTCTGGAAGTCTGTCACTGATATGTGAACTTATGGAAATGAACATATATGAATTCATTAAAG GACGGCAGTATCCTTTGCCCGAGAGTAAAGTCAAACATTACGTGTATCAGTTGTGCAGATCTCTCGATCACATGCACAG CAATGGAATATTTCACAGAGATGTGAAGCCAGAGAACATCCTGATCAAA AATGATGTGCTAAAGCTGGCAGACTTCGGTTCCTGCAGGAGCATCTACTCCAGACCTCCTCACACTGAATACATCTCCACACGCTGGTACAGAGCACCTGAATGTTTACTCACAGATGGACACTATTCTGAGAAGATGGACATGTGGAGCGCAGGATGTGTCTTCTTTGAAATCCTCAG CTCGAGTCCTCTATTCCCTGGACATAATGAGCTGGACCAGTTGAACAAAATCCACAATGTTCTGGGCACACCAGACAGCACGCTTCTGAAGAAGTTCAAACA GTCTCGTGCCATGAGCTTCGATTTCCCAATTCGCAAAGGCTGTGGGATTTCTCAGCTCATTCCTCACTGTTCGGCTGCTAGTCTGTCTGTGCTGCACCTGATGTTGACCTATGACCCGGAGGAACGCATCAGCGCCAGCGCAGCGCTGCAGCACCCCTGCTTCAGAGAACTCCG GATCGCAGAGAGAAAAGCAGCAAGACTGCGGAAGGTCCTCGGAGCCGTCGAGGGAGTGTCTGGTGGGACGCCGGCATCTGTCGATCATCTGTGGCGAATCGCACGGCAGGGAAGAAGACAG CACCTAAAGCAGACCGGTGACCCTCTTAGTAGACGAAACGCTTCTCATTTTCCTTTGGAGCTTCCGAAACTCAACGTTGTGGTGCCGACTCCTAAAGTCCCCTATCCAGTGTCCACCTTCCCTGCCCTGACAATTTCACACCGCGCCTCTCTGCCTGCTATCTCCAAAAAGTGCCAGTCACGTCTGACCAAA CCCAAGGAAGAGTCACAGCGTTTGCAGAGATACTACATCCCCCCGCTGAAGCGTAATCCAGACCACTACTGA
- the LOC129417082 gene encoding ribosome quality control complex subunit NEMF, translating to MKGRFNTVDIRAAIAEINANCVGMRVNNIYDIDTKTYLIKLQKPDTKVVLLIESGIRIHRTEFEWPKNLMPSGFAMKCRKHLKSRRLVHVKQLGVDRIVDIQFGSDEAAYHLILELYDRGNIILTDHEFTILNLLRFRTAEAEDVKIAVRERYPVEKARPIESLISLERLTELLSKSQNGEQVKRILNPHLPYGGTLIEHGLMAVGLPGLIKADSQFNVTLESPKILEALQIAEDCMERTANFSGKGYIIQKSEKKPSLCPDKPDEELFTYEEFHPFLFCQHEKSHYVEFESFNKAVDEFFSKMEGQKLDMKALQQEKQALKKLHNVRRDHEQRLEALHQAQEVERLKGELVEMNLHIVDRAIQVVRSALANQVDWAEIGLIVKEAQAAGDPVASAIKELKLQSNHITMLLKNPYAGSEDGEAEDSGSELLKGKKNKNKDKGKIEKNKPVLVDVDLNLSAYANAKKYYDSKRSAAKKEQKTVEAAQKAFKSAEKKTKQTLKEVQTVTSIQKARKVYWFEKFLWFISSENYLIIAGRDQQQNEMIVKRYLRAGDLYIHADLHGATSCVIKNPSGEPVPPRTLTEAGTMAVCYSAAWDAKVITSAWWVHHHQVSKTAPTGEYLTTGSFMIRGKKNFLPPSYLIMGFGFLFKVDDQSVFRHRGERKMRTLEEDEQYETSTANLLEEGEELSDEESCEEDESVRMAAEDEDELTNIKDDNKTDEADEEETHSGKEDEVKERTNEDQSVEIQFPDTNISLSHLQPNRNLQSTAFKQEVSCQEITEAHSKKHLTAKQRRDMKKKQKQETAEDLEKIDTKQQENENVAAGAETCKSGAAVQPLKRGQKNKLKKMKDKYKDQDEEDREMMMKLLGSAGTTKEEKVKKGKKGKTKEEPQRKFPQEVAVRPKAENIKTRAAAEDPSEGHDEKITETEEDLDNPAAEDVENILDWLTGLPHPEDVLMFAVPVCAPYMALSNYKYKVKLTPGSQKKGKAARTAVSSFIRGKDVSAREKDLFRSVKDTDLSRNMPGKVKVSAPNLLAAKK from the exons ATGAAGGGAAGATTTAACACGGTGGACATCAGAGCAGCGATCGCAGAGATCAATGCTAA CTGTGTCGGGATGAGAGTGAACAACATCTATGACATCGATACTAAAACATACCTGATCAAACTGCAAAA GCCTGACACTAAAGTTGTGTTGTTGATCGAGTCTGGGATTCGAATTCACCGCACTGAGTTTGAATGGCCCAAGAACCTCATGCCATCTGGATTTGCCATGAAG TGTCGAAAGCACCTGAAGTCCAGACGGCTCGTGCACGTGAAGCAGCTCGGTGTGGACAGGATCGTGGACATTCAGTTTGGATCTGACGAGGCCGCGTACCACCTGATCCTGGAGCTGTATGATCGA GGAAACATCATTCTGACAGATCACGAGTTCACCATCTTAAATCTCCTCCGCTTCCGCACCGCAGAGGCTGAAGATGTGAAGATCGCTGTGAGGGAGAGATATCCAGTAGAGAAGGCCAGACCCATAGAGTCACTCATCAGTCTGGAGAG ACTCACTGAGCTCTTGTCTAAATCTCAGAATGGAGAACAAGTGAAACGAATTCTGAATCCTCATCTCC cgTATGGAGGGACGCTCATTGAACACGGTCTCATGGCTGTTGGACTGCCAGGCCTGATTAAAGCCGACAGCCAGTTTAATGTCACTCTGG AAAGTCCAAAAATCCTAGAGGCTTTGCAGATAGCTGAGGATTGTATGGAAAGAACCGCTAACTTCAGTGGAAAG GGCTACATCATACAGAAAAGTGAGAAAAAGCCAAGCTTGTGTCCAGATAAACCTGATGAAGAGCTATTCAC GTATGAAGAGTTTCATCCTTTCCTGTTTTGCCAACATGAAAAAAGCCACTACGTTGAGTTTGAGTCTTTTAACAAGGCGGTTGATGAGTTCTTCTCAAAAATGGAGGGCCAGAAGTTGGACATGAAAGCCCTTCAGCAGGAGAAACAAGCTCTGAAGAAGCTGCACAATGTCAGGCGAGATCACGAGCAACGGCTGGAGGCGCTTCATCAGGCCCAG GAGGTGGAGCGGTTGAAGGGCGAGCTGGTGGAGATGAATCTTCATATTGTGGATCGAGCTATACAGGTGGTGCGCAGTGCGCTGGCCAATCAGGTGGACTGGGCTGAAATCGGTCTGATTGTTAAAGAAGCTCAGGCGGCCGGTGACCCCGTGGCTTCTGCCATTAAAGAACTCAAACTCCAAAGCAATCACATTACCATGCTGCTCAA GAATCCGTATGCCGGTTCGGAGGACGGAGAAGCGGAAGATTCGGGATCTGAATTGCTGAAGgggaaaaagaataaaaacaaagataaagGAAAGATTGAGAAGAACAAACCTGTTCTAGTGGATGTTGACCTGAATCTCTCTGCTTACGCCAATGCAAAGAA ATATTATGACAGCAAGAGAAGTGCGGCCAAAAAAGAGCAGAAGACTGTTGAGGCGGCTCAGAAG GCCTTCAAATCAGCTGAGAAGAAGACCAAACAAACCCTTAAAGAAGTGCAAACTGTGACCAGCATTCAGAAAGCCAGAAAGGTTTACTG GTTTGAGAAGTTTTTGTGGTTCATCAGCTCGGAGAACTATCTGATCATCGCCGGACGAGACCAGCAGCAGAACGAGATGATAGTCAAACGCTACCTGAGAGCAG GGGACCTTTACATTCACGCCGACCTGCACGGAGCCACAAGCTGCGTGATCAAGAACCCGTCTG GTGAGCCTGTTCCTCCTCGGACGTTAACCGAGGCCGGTACGATGGCTGTTTGCTACAGCGCAGCCTGGGATGCTAAAGTCATCACCAGTGCGTGGTGGGTCCATCATCATCAG GTGTCCAAGACCGCACCGACAGGAGAGTATTTAACCACAGGAAGCTTCATGATTAGAG gaaagaaaaattttcttcctCCGTCATATCTAATCATGGGCTTTGGCTTTCTTTTCAAG GTGGACGATCAGAGCGTTTTTAGACATCGTGGAGAGAGGAAGATGAGAACCCTGGAGGAGGACGAGCAGTATGAGACATCCACTGCAAATTTGCTGGAGGAGGGAGAAGAACTATCGG ATGAAGAGAGCTGTGAGGAAGACGAGTCCGTCAGAATGGCAGCAGAGGATGAAGATGAGCTGACAAACATCAAAGACGACAATAAAACAGATGAAGCAGACGAAGAAGAAACTCACAGCGGAAAGGAAGACGAGGTTAAAGAAAGAACTAATGAGGATCAGAGTGTCGAGATTCAGTTTCCAGACACAAACATTTCACTGTCACATCTGCAGCCCAACAG AAATCTTCAAAGCACTGCCTTCAAGCAGGAGGTTTCATGTCAG GAGATCACAGAAGCGCACAGCAAAAAACACTTGACAGCTAAACAGAGGAG AGATATGAAGAAGAAGCAGAAACAGGAGACTGCAGAAGATTTGGAGAAAATCGATACCAAACAGCAGGAAAATGAAAACGTGGCTGCCGGCGCAGAGACGTGTAAGAGCGGAGCAGCGGTTCAGCCGCTGAAGAGGGGACAAAAG AACAAACTGAAGAAGATGAAGGACAAATACAAAGACCAGGATGAAGAGGATCGAGAGATGATGATGAAGTTATTGGGG TCTGCAGGAACCACCAAAGAAGAGAAAGTCAAGAAGGGCAAGAAAGGAAAAACGAAGGAAGAGCCGCAGAGGAAATTTCCCCAGGAAGTTGCAGTGAGGCCAAAAGCCGAAAACATTAAGACGCGTGCGGCTGCAGAAGATCCATCTGAAGGCCACGATGAGAAGATCACG GAGACCGAGGAGGATTTGGACAATCCAGCAGCTGAG GATGTAGAGAATATTCTGGACTGGCTAACTGGCCTCCCACACCCAGAAGATGTGTTGATGTTTGCAGTCCCCGTCTGTGCTCCCTACATGGCACTTTCCAATTACAA GTACAAAGTGAAATTAACCCCAGGATCTCAGAAAAAAGGGAAAG CCGCCCGCACCGCTGTGTCGAGCTTCATACGAGGCAAAGATGTCAGCGCACGAGAGAAAGATTTGTTTCGCAGCGTAAAG GACACCGATCTGTCCAGAAATATGCCTGGCAAAGTAAAGGTTTCTGCTCCTAACCTTCTGGCAGCAAAGAAATGA
- the LOC129417089 gene encoding MAPK/MAK/MRK overlapping kinase isoform X3, producing the protein MNHYRVIRKIGEGTFSEVMKVQSLKDGKYYACKTMKQPIDSADQANSLREVQAMKRLSPHLNILQLHELIYDQDSGSLSLICELMEMNIYEFIKGRQYPLPESKVKHYVYQLCRSLDHMHSNGIFHRDVKPENILIKNDVLKLADFGSCRSIYSRPPHTEYISTRWYRAPECLLTDGHYSEKMDMWSAGCVFFEILSSSPLFPGHNELDQLNKIHNVLGTPDSTLLKKFKQSRAMSFDFPIRKGCGISQLIPHCSAASLSVLHLMLTYDPEERISASAALQHPCFRELRIAERKAARLRKVLGAVEGVSGGTPASVDHLWRIARQGRRQHLKQTGDPLSRRNASHFPLELPKLNVVVPTPKVPYPVSTFPALTISHRASLPAISKKCQSRLTKVIICSIQPKEESQRLQRYYIPPLKRNPDHY; encoded by the exons ATGAACC ATTATAGAGTCATCAGGAAGATCGGAGAGGGAACTTTCTCTGAGGTGATGAAGGTGCAGAGTCTGAAAGACGGCAAATATTACGCCTGTAAAACCATGAAACAGCCAATAGACAG TGCGGATCAGGCGAACAGTCTGAGAGAAGTTCAAGCCATGAAGAGACTCAGTCCACATCTCAACATCCTTCAGCTTCATGAACTCATCTA TGACCAGGACTCTGGAAGTCTGTCACTGATATGTGAACTTATGGAAATGAACATATATGAATTCATTAAAG GACGGCAGTATCCTTTGCCCGAGAGTAAAGTCAAACATTACGTGTATCAGTTGTGCAGATCTCTCGATCACATGCACAG CAATGGAATATTTCACAGAGATGTGAAGCCAGAGAACATCCTGATCAAA AATGATGTGCTAAAGCTGGCAGACTTCGGTTCCTGCAGGAGCATCTACTCCAGACCTCCTCACACTGAATACATCTCCACACGCTGGTACAGAGCACCTGAATGTTTACTCACAGATGGACACTATTCTGAGAAGATGGACATGTGGAGCGCAGGATGTGTCTTCTTTGAAATCCTCAG CTCGAGTCCTCTATTCCCTGGACATAATGAGCTGGACCAGTTGAACAAAATCCACAATGTTCTGGGCACACCAGACAGCACGCTTCTGAAGAAGTTCAAACA GTCTCGTGCCATGAGCTTCGATTTCCCAATTCGCAAAGGCTGTGGGATTTCTCAGCTCATTCCTCACTGTTCGGCTGCTAGTCTGTCTGTGCTGCACCTGATGTTGACCTATGACCCGGAGGAACGCATCAGCGCCAGCGCAGCGCTGCAGCACCCCTGCTTCAGAGAACTCCG GATCGCAGAGAGAAAAGCAGCAAGACTGCGGAAGGTCCTCGGAGCCGTCGAGGGAGTGTCTGGTGGGACGCCGGCATCTGTCGATCATCTGTGGCGAATCGCACGGCAGGGAAGAAGACAG CACCTAAAGCAGACCGGTGACCCTCTTAGTAGACGAAACGCTTCTCATTTTCCTTTGGAGCTTCCGAAACTCAACGTTGTGGTGCCGACTCCTAAAGTCCCCTATCCAGTGTCCACCTTCCCTGCCCTGACAATTTCACACCGCGCCTCTCTGCCTGCTATCTCCAAAAAGTGCCAGTCACGTCTGACCAAAGTAATCATCTGTTCTATTCAG CCCAAGGAAGAGTCACAGCGTTTGCAGAGATACTACATCCCCCCGCTGAAGCGTAATCCAGACCACTACTGA